CCAGGCGTAGTCCTTGACCTTGCCCCAGGCCGACAGCTCGGCAAAGTCCGGCGAGGTGAGCCCGCGCAGGGGAAACCAGTCGAAGTACGCGCCGCTGGCAAATAGCACGATCAGCAGAATGGCGAACAGAAAGCCGGGCACGGCGTAGCCGACGATGACAAACCCCGAGGAGTAGACGTCAAACCTTGAGCCGTGGCGCAGGGCCTTGCGAATCCCCAGCGGGATCGACACCAGGTAGACCAGAAGCGTGCTCCAAAGCCCCAGCGAAATCGACACCGGCAGCCGCTCGATCATCAGGTCGATCACCGGCCGGTCGCGGAAGAAGCTGGTGCCGAAGTCGAAGGTGGCGTAGTCGGCGAGCATGCCCAGAAAGCGCTCGTGGGCGGGCTTGTCGAAGCCGAACTGCTCTTCGAGCTGCTGAATGAAGCGCTCGTCGATGCCCCGCGCGCCCCGGGAATCGTCGCTTACGGTAATGTCGCCGCCGCCGGTATCCAGCCGGGTGCTGGCCATGGCGTCGGCGTTTTCGAAGCGCGCCAGCATCTGGTCGATGGGGCCGCCGGGCGCGGCCTGTACGATAATGAAGTTGAGCAGCAAGATCCCCACCAGGGTGGGGATCATCAGCAGCAGTCGGCGCAGGGTGTAGCGGGCCACGGGCAGCTCCTTGTGTGGATCTTTCGCGGACAGGCGCAAAAGCGACGCTGTTTCGGCACTGTTCTCGGCACTAAGGTCTCTACAGGGTGGGAGCGGACTTTAGTCCGCGAAGATATCGCCTCAGTACAGCATTCGCGCAATAAATTGCGCTTATATGGACCCGTCCTGTTGTGCAAGCCAGAAGCAACAACGCATAAGAGTGAGGACTGCACGCTTATATCCGGCCTATTGATGGCACTTGCCGTGCCTGGCCCTGATGGAATACGCGCTCTCTGCTCTGATCTCCCACTCGGCCTCGTGATGGGCCTGCGCACTTTACAGAGTGACAGAAAGCCGGTCTGACCCGTTATGCCATCGAAGCATCTCGCCTGCGCAACCTCGGGGTTGGGTAACTTATCGCATGCTAAGCTATATTCCCTGTTTGTTCGGTATCATCAAGCGGCCTCCTGTGGCTGATAGCGCCGTTCATGGGCCAATAGCGACCAGCAAATCCGCGCCATCTTGTTCGCCAGGGCCACAATGGCCTTGCGTTGCCCAAGACGCGCCGCTAACGAGCAGGCCCAACGGGACAGCCGGTCGGGATGTTCCTGACGTTGGAACTGGCGTAATGCCGCGCGGGCACCGTGCACCAACTGCTTTCGAACCTTGCCATTGCCGCGTTTGGTGATCCCCATCAACTGGTTGCGACCCCCGCTGGAATGCTGGCGTGGCACTAGCCCCAACGAGGCGCTGAACTGACGTCCGTTGGGGAATCGCGCCGGATCGCCCAGATGGCTGAACAACAGCGTCGCATTGATCGGGCCGATGCCGGGCAGACTCATCAGCCGCTGCATGTCATCTGATGCCCTGGCCAGACGCTGCAGACGCTTGTCATAGCGCGCGATCCGGGCATCGTTCTCGAGCCATTGATCGAGCAGGTCGTTCAGCAGGGTGTAGAGTTCTTCCCCCAGCCGTGCCCGTTGCTCGTCCAGCCGCTCACGAATAACGCCCTGGCGTATCACCGCGTGCCCCTGCGACACGATTAGACCAAACTCGCCCAGCAGGCCGCGCAGCTCGTTGCCGACGGCGGTGCGTTCGCGCACTAACCGACTGCGTACTCGGTGCACTGCTTGCAGGGACTGTTGTGCTTCCGTCTTGATCGTCACTCGAGGCGTGGCCGGGCGCGCCGCGGCCTCGGCGATAGCCGCGGCATCGCGCGCATCGTTCTTGTGGCCCAGCACGAAGGGCTTGACCGCCTGCGGTGGCAGTAGCTCGGCCTCATGGCCCAGCGTGCCAATGTCTCTCGCCCAGTAATGAGCGGAGCCGCACGCTTCCATGGCGACGTGGCAAGGCGGAATTTGGGCCAGCGTCAAGCGTAACTTCTCTCGCCGGACTTGCTTGCTGAATACTTTGTGACCGTGCGCATCCACGGCATGCAGTTGAAAAACGTGTTTCGCCAGGTCAATGCCTATAATGCTAATCTGTTTCATGGATGGATCCTCCTTCACCGATGCCGTCAGTGTTCTGTGCACTGCTGGCTAGATGTTATATCCAGCTTGGCACAGAAGGACGGGTCCATCCCATTTCCCACCTCAGTTATCGAAGCGCCGTGCCGATTTTCACGATGATCGATCAGCGCCGCTGTTCCAGCCTGGTGGCGCGCTCGGGGTCGACCCACCAGGCGTCCAGGTCCATGCCGTACTCGGGAAACGGTCGGGGGTAGCCGAACTTGTCCCACACGGCGATGCGGGTCTCACCCGAATGGTAGTGCGGAATCACGTAAAACCCCCAGCGCAGCACCCGGTCCAGCGCGTGGGTGACGGTGTTGAGCTCCTTGCGGCTGTCGGCGGTAATCAGTTCTTCCACCAGCGCATCCACGGCGGGGTGTTCAAGTCCCATGACGTTGCGGCTCTGGGGCCGGCTGGCGGCGGCGCTGGTCCAGAAATCCCGCTGCTCGTTGCCGGGGTTGTTGGACTGGGGAAACTGGCTGATCACCATGTCAAAGTCAAAGCTTCGCACCCGGTTCAGATACTGGCTGATATCCACGATGCGAATCGAGGTCTGCACGCCGAGCCGTGCCATGTTGCGCAGCATCGGCTGCACCACCCGCTCAAGGCCGGAGTCGTAGAGCAAGACTTCCAGGCGCAGCGGCGCGCCGTCTGGGCCCACCAGGGTGCCGTCTTCCACCGTATAGCCGGCGTCATACAGCAGCTCCAGCGCCTTTTTCAGCCGGGCGCGCAGCGCCTCGGGCTGCTCGATGGGCAGCGGCCGGGTAAAAACGGCGTTTGAGCCGTGGGAGGCGATCAGCTCGTCGCGAAAGGGTGCA
This DNA window, taken from Halomonas piscis, encodes the following:
- a CDS encoding microcin C ABC transporter permease YejB, which encodes MARYTLRRLLLMIPTLVGILLLNFIIVQAAPGGPIDQMLARFENADAMASTRLDTGGGDITVSDDSRGARGIDERFIQQLEEQFGFDKPAHERFLGMLADYATFDFGTSFFRDRPVIDLMIERLPVSISLGLWSTLLVYLVSIPLGIRKALRHGSRFDVYSSGFVIVGYAVPGFLFAILLIVLFASGAYFDWFPLRGLTSPDFAELSAWGKVKDYAWHMTLPVLAASIGSFATLTMLTKNSFLDEIHKQYVLTARAKGADERRVLYGHVFRNAMLIIIAGLPAALVGIFFTGALLIEVIFSLDGLGLLGFEAVMQRDYPVIFGTLFLYTLVGLVLKLVSDLTYVWVDPRIDFATREA
- a CDS encoding IS110 family RNA-guided transposase produces the protein MKQISIIGIDLAKHVFQLHAVDAHGHKVFSKQVRREKLRLTLAQIPPCHVAMEACGSAHYWARDIGTLGHEAELLPPQAVKPFVLGHKNDARDAAAIAEAAARPATPRVTIKTEAQQSLQAVHRVRSRLVRERTAVGNELRGLLGEFGLIVSQGHAVIRQGVIRERLDEQRARLGEELYTLLNDLLDQWLENDARIARYDKRLQRLARASDDMQRLMSLPGIGPINATLLFSHLGDPARFPNGRQFSASLGLVPRQHSSGGRNQLMGITKRGNGKVRKQLVHGARAALRQFQRQEHPDRLSRWACSLAARLGQRKAIVALANKMARICWSLLAHERRYQPQEAA